In Cupriavidus basilensis, the following proteins share a genomic window:
- a CDS encoding acetate--CoA ligase family protein produces the protein MNAIQRLVAPRSVAVIGASADPTKTAGRPVQYLRKHGFTGAIYPINPKVGEIDGLRCYPDVDSLPEVPDVGIVLLGAERAHLAVRDLAAKGAGAAIVLASGYTETGPEGARRQAELIEAAGDMRLLGPNTIGLVNLTDGIPLSASGALEMDKFPAGSIGVVSQSGGILGALLSRAAARGIGMSKLVSTSNEVDLDLADFIDYLADDEATKVIALYVESIRNPETFRRAALKAARAGKPVVAFKIGRSESGARAAVSHTGALAGADRMYDALFDQVGVIRAQSFADLLDIPAALSTGRKLAGKRIAILTSTGGAGTLVSDSLGVAGFETPAPDEETAEKLRAMQKGDHAALDRNPIDVTLAGLQPDLLRAAIRILLDSPSYDAVTVIVGSSSLAMPDLMANAIRDCLPTSAKPVIAYVSPHAPEVASLLNRCAVPAFSAPEACTVAFQAMLRSGSSNSAEDLGTEPKAAPKLDDFGSGSLDEAAGKALFGAFGVPVTRETVVKSPEEALAAARQFEGGVVLKILSGEITHKSDVGGVAVNVDPARIGERLVQMGDQVEQAVGTRPTRFLVQEMVKGGVEVILGMHRDPLGTGILLGMGGVAAELFEDTTLRLLPSGRGLSKTVALEMIRSLKTAPLLEGYRGRPRADVDALADAIVAFSGMVASLGEKLVEAEINPVFVLPEGRGVVAGDAVAVLGA, from the coding sequence ATGAATGCTATCCAACGCCTTGTGGCGCCGCGTAGCGTCGCAGTGATCGGTGCATCCGCCGACCCGACGAAGACGGCTGGCCGGCCGGTCCAATATCTCCGCAAGCATGGCTTCACCGGCGCTATCTACCCCATCAACCCGAAGGTTGGCGAGATTGATGGCCTGCGTTGTTACCCGGATGTGGATTCCCTTCCAGAGGTACCGGACGTCGGCATCGTACTGCTTGGCGCCGAGCGTGCGCATTTGGCGGTTCGCGACCTTGCTGCCAAGGGCGCCGGGGCTGCGATCGTGCTGGCAAGCGGGTACACGGAAACCGGCCCCGAGGGCGCACGGCGTCAAGCCGAACTGATTGAGGCTGCGGGCGATATGCGGTTGCTCGGCCCGAACACGATTGGCCTGGTGAACCTGACCGATGGAATTCCGCTCTCTGCCAGCGGCGCTCTGGAGATGGACAAGTTTCCGGCCGGCAGCATCGGCGTTGTGTCGCAAAGCGGCGGCATCCTCGGCGCGCTGTTGTCGCGCGCGGCTGCTCGAGGGATCGGGATGTCCAAGCTCGTTTCCACGAGCAATGAGGTCGATCTCGATCTGGCGGATTTTATCGACTACCTGGCGGACGACGAGGCCACCAAGGTCATCGCGCTGTATGTCGAGAGCATCCGCAATCCCGAGACCTTCCGGCGTGCCGCGCTGAAGGCGGCTCGCGCTGGCAAGCCCGTTGTGGCATTCAAGATCGGTCGTTCGGAGAGCGGCGCGCGCGCTGCGGTATCGCACACCGGTGCGCTGGCCGGTGCTGACCGAATGTATGACGCACTGTTCGACCAGGTGGGCGTCATTCGCGCGCAATCCTTCGCGGACCTGCTGGATATTCCGGCCGCGCTTTCCACGGGGCGCAAACTGGCAGGAAAGCGAATCGCGATCCTCACGTCTACAGGCGGTGCTGGTACGCTGGTTTCGGATAGCCTGGGTGTCGCCGGTTTCGAGACGCCGGCCCCGGATGAAGAGACGGCAGAGAAGCTGCGCGCGATGCAAAAAGGGGACCATGCCGCGCTGGACCGTAACCCGATTGACGTGACGTTGGCCGGCCTGCAGCCAGACCTGCTTCGTGCGGCGATTCGCATCCTGCTGGACAGTCCGAGCTACGATGCAGTCACCGTCATCGTCGGATCATCGAGTCTGGCAATGCCCGACCTGATGGCAAACGCCATTCGCGATTGCCTCCCGACCAGCGCCAAGCCGGTCATCGCATACGTCAGCCCGCATGCGCCGGAAGTGGCGTCGCTCTTGAATCGGTGCGCAGTGCCGGCGTTTTCGGCCCCCGAGGCCTGCACGGTGGCTTTCCAGGCGATGCTGCGCTCCGGCTCGTCTAATAGCGCAGAGGATCTCGGCACTGAACCGAAAGCCGCTCCCAAGCTGGACGACTTTGGTTCGGGATCACTGGATGAGGCGGCTGGCAAAGCACTGTTTGGTGCGTTTGGGGTGCCGGTGACGCGAGAGACGGTGGTGAAGAGCCCGGAAGAGGCTCTCGCGGCCGCCAGGCAGTTCGAGGGTGGCGTGGTGCTGAAGATCTTGTCTGGCGAGATCACCCACAAGAGCGATGTCGGCGGGGTGGCTGTCAATGTGGACCCCGCTCGGATTGGCGAGCGGCTGGTTCAGATGGGCGACCAGGTCGAACAGGCGGTCGGTACGCGCCCGACTCGCTTCCTGGTACAGGAAATGGTGAAGGGTGGCGTCGAGGTCATTCTCGGCATGCACCGGGACCCGCTTGGCACGGGCATTCTCCTTGGGATGGGCGGTGTCGCCGCGGAACTCTTTGAGGACACGACGCTGCGCCTGCTGCCGTCGGGTCGCGGTTTGTCGAAGACGGTCGCGCTGGAAATGATCCGCTCATTGAAGACCGCCCCGTTGCTGGAGGGTTATCGCGGTCGGCCGAGGGCGGATGTCGATGCGTTGGCTGATGCCATCGTAGCCTTCTCGGGCATGGTTGCTTCGCTCGGTGAAAAGCTGGTGGAGGCCGAAATCAACCCGGTCTTTGTCCTGCCGGAAGGACGCGGCGTGGTGGCTGGCGATGCCGTCGCAGTCCTCGGTGCCTGA
- a CDS encoding alpha/beta fold hydrolase: MPEVLTTSVEGRKVAWRVVGDGPPAILLHGGHGSWRHWARNIASWSGVRRLLIPDMPGFGDSDDSPFADMAGFVGLLAKSIDQLPTSDGSVDLVGFSFGGLAAAHLAWGDADVTVTPAGIPDIIHVSRPNAGAQCADGRTRVCVVPAAGHWGQYEAGQSVNELLLQLWQDTENSLAGAGRGA, from the coding sequence GTGCCTGAAGTCCTGACGACTTCGGTGGAGGGGCGCAAGGTCGCATGGCGGGTCGTCGGTGACGGCCCGCCAGCGATTCTCCTGCATGGCGGCCATGGCTCATGGAGGCACTGGGCTCGGAATATCGCATCGTGGTCGGGCGTTCGCCGGCTGCTGATTCCCGATATGCCAGGGTTTGGCGACTCGGACGACTCGCCGTTTGCCGACATGGCCGGATTTGTCGGCCTGTTGGCGAAATCGATAGACCAACTACCCACCAGTGACGGAAGCGTCGACCTGGTGGGTTTCTCGTTTGGTGGGCTTGCTGCCGCTCATCTGGCATGGGGTGATGCAGACGTAACAGTCACCCCGGCCGGGATTCCAGACATCATCCATGTCTCCCGTCCCAATGCCGGTGCGCAATGCGCTGACGGCCGCACGCGTGTGTGCGTCGTTCCGGCAGCGGGGCATTGGGGCCAGTACGAGGCTGGTCAATCGGTGAACGAACTCCTGCTGCAGTTGTGGCAGGACACAGAAAATAGCCTGGCTGGTGCCGGGCGAGGAGCCTAA